The sequence CGTGATAATATGCAAATGGGGATGACCCCTCAGGATGAGCTTATTAATGGTGTCTGCATATTAATTGGTGCTGCTGTTTTACTGACACCGGGTTTTATAACAGATGCTATTGGATTTACATTGTTACTACCTGTAACACGTGAACCTATTAAAAAAGGTCTTATGAAAGTTGTTAGAAGAATGATGGATAATGGTACAATCACGGTTTTTAGAAAATAATAGAAGAATAAAGTTAGTAAGATTCTAAGACTAAATAAAAAGCCATATCATCGCGATATGGCTTTTCTATGTTTTATTTATGCTTAGGCACCATAATAAAGTTCCATATTTCTTGTAACACACCTGTTTGGAATAAGGTTTTGACAATGACAAGAAAAACTGGCCCAATAATCAAGCCTAAAAAGCTGAATAGTTGATAACCTACGAAGAGAGAAATAAGCGTTGCTAATGGGTCCAAACCAATGTTAGTAGATAGCACTTTTGGTTCCATCATTTGACGTTGAATGATGACTACTATATATAAAATAGACAATCCAATTGTGAGAAAGTAATTTCCTGTAAAGAACATAAAGATGATCCATGGAACAAAAATCAAACCTGTACCTAAATATGGAAGTAAGTCTACAACCCCTGTAATAATAGCAATTGTGATAGCATAATCGACCTGTAGGATCAGAAGCCCAATTAATACGATGATTGCTGTGATAGAAATGAGTGTGAATTGCGCTTTCATAAATCCAAATAAAGCGTTTTGTAAACCTCTAAACACATTCCCACTCGAACTCATAATCTTGTCTGGGGTTAATGATTTTATTTTATTTCCCCATCTGTACCAGTCTTTACTAATAAAAAATGTTCCTAATAAAGAAAATACCAAGACTGTTGCAAAATCAGGAATTTGCGATAGTTTTTCAGGAAGCCATTTTAATATACTTTCAAGCAAATTAGCGCCACTTGCAGCAATGTTACCTCCAACATTTTCGATTTGTTTCATAATTTCCTTCTGGTGGTTTGGATCTAGAGTGCTTAACATAGATGTTAATCTCTCATATATAGGAATGATTTGGGAAGCAATTAAATCTTCGAAATAGTTCACTAATGTAGCAAAATCTTCAGGGATTCGTTCAGATAAGTATAGAGTGCCATTTACAAGTTCAACAATTAATAGCGTAATAATACCAATTATTATACCTAAAATAACTAAAATAGAAAGAAATACAGCTACAGGTCTAGGCATCCTTCCTTTTGTCTCTAGTATATTCACTAAAGGGTTCATAATAAAAGCTATCGCAATTGCAATCAGGAAAGGGTATGTGTATTGAGTGAATTGGACAATAATAAAAAGTCCAAAAACAATAATACATGCCACATATAAAAAGCGAGCAATTCGCCAAAAATTAAGCCAAAACTGATCCATATCCATAAATGATAAACGTCCTTTCTCGTTATAATTAAGCTATTTTATATTATTTCGATTCAGGATAGAGGAACTCCTTCAAGATGTAACGGGATAGAAGTATCTATATACGTATATGCAATTAAAGGAAGAAAATATGGATAAATATAACTATAAAGGGAAATTGGAGTTTAAATACTACTAGGACAGTGAAAAATCTTAATATATAAAGAAACTACTATGGTTTTATATATTAAATGAAGAATAAATCGTTGTTTAGTTGTACCAAGTCCTTTTTTGCCAAGCATTTAGTATAAATTTATTAATATATATATGCTGAAGTTTTGGAACCTAAAATATTTTGCGTTATTAGTAAACATTAATCAGACAATAAACGAAAGGCATAGAAGCTTTCTCTTTTTTGTAGAAGAGTTTTTTAAGTGAATTAAACGGTTTCAATTCACAAAAATCTGATATTTGTTTATAATTGAAGGTGGGGATAAATTCCTGAAAAAATTTTAATAATCATGTTAAGCGTTTTCTTATTTTACATAAGAGCGTATATGGGGAAACTATTCATGAAAAAGGAGAGAAACTATAATGGCAATGACAAAGGGTCTAGAAGGAATTGTTGCAACAGAATCATCCATTAGTTCCATTATTGATGACAAATTAACCTATGCAGGGTATAACATTGATGATTTAGCTCAAAATTCAAGCTTTGAAGAGGTTATCTATCTTCTTTGGAATAAAAAGCTTCCAACTAAAAGTGAATTAGATCAACTTAAGAGTGACTTAGCTAAAGAAATGTCTATTCCACAACACGTGGTAGAGCATCTTAAGTCTTATGATTTAAGCACTGTTCATCCAATGGCTGCATTGCGTTCTGCCGTTTCTATTCTAGGTTTACATGATGAAGAAGCAGACGTCATGGAAGATGAAGCGAATCAACGCAAAGCAGTTCGGATACAAGCTAAAATTTCTACCGTTGTGACTGCTTTTGCTCGAATTCGAAAAGGACAAGAACCAGTTCAACCAAAAGAAAATCTGAGTTTTGCTGCAAATTTCTTATACATGCTTAATGGAGAAGAGCCGAAAGACTTAGAAGTAGAGGCAATTAACAAAGCATTAGTCTTACATGCTGACCATGAATTGAATGCGTCAACATTTACCGCTCGTGTATGCGTTGCAACTCTATCTGATATTTATAGTGGTATCACAGCTGCAATAGGTGCCTTAAAAGGACCTTTACATGGTGGTGCTAATGAAAGAGTTATGCAAATGCTTACTGAAATTGGTGATGAAGATAAAGCCATTGATTACATTAAAGAAAAATTAGAAAACAAAGAAAAAATCATGGGTATGGGACACCGTGTATATGAAACTGGCGATCCACGTGCTAAACACTTAAGAGAGATGTCTAGTGAGCTTACTAAGATTACTGGGAACTCTAAATGGTACAATATGTCTGTTAAAATTGAAGAATTTATTAAAGAAAATAAAGGCTTACCGGCAAACGTTGATTTCTATTCTGCATCAGTTTATCACAGTTTAGGAATTGATCACGATTTATTCACTCCATTATTTGCTGTGAGTCGTACTTCTGGATGGTTAGCTCACATTCTTGAACAATATCAAGATAACCGTTTAATTCGCCCTCGTGCAGAGTATGTAGGGCCGAAAAATCAGACATATACCCCAATTGAAGAGCGATAAAAAGAAGAAGAAACTTAGGATTCTTTTCTGAGTTTCCAAGTAATTTTTGCTTCATCTATTGCTAATATCGTATGATGTTACATGTAATACAATTTTATGAAAAGTACTAGGAGGTATTTATAGTGGCACAAGGAGAAAAGATTACTGTTACTAACGGAGAAATGACTGTACCTGATCATGCAATTATCCCATTTATTGAAGGGGACGGAATTGGTCCAGATATTTGGGCATCAGCAAAGAGAGTTATTGAAGCAGCTGTTCAAAAAGCATATGGTGACACGAAGAGTATTGTATGGAAAGAAGTTTACGCTGGTCAAAAAGCAAAGGATAACACTGGTGAGTGGTTACCAAACGAAACGCTAGATACGATTCGTGACTACAAGATTGCCATTAAAGGTCCATTAACTACACCAATTGGTGGCGGTATTCGTTCCTTAAATGTTGCTCTTCGCCAAGAATTAGATTTATTTACTTGTCTTCGTCCAGTACGTTGGTTCCAAGGTGTACCATCCCCTGTGAAACATCCTGAAGATACAGATATGGTGATTTTCCGTGAGAACACAGAAGACATTTATGCTGGCATTGAATGGGAAAAAGGTACTCCAGAAGTAAAGAAAGTCATTGACTTCTTGCAAGACGAGATGGGTGTACATAATATTCGCTTCCCTGAAACTTCAGGAATCGGGATTAAACCAGTTTCTGAAGAAGGGACAAAACGTCTAGTTCGTTCTGCAATTGAGTATGCCCTTCGTGAAGGTCGTGAGAATGTAACATTAGTTCACAAAGGTAACATTATGAAATTTACTGAAGGTTCCTTCAAGGCCTGGGGTTATGATGTAGCTGAGCAAGAATTTGGAGATAAGGTCTTCACTTGGAGACAATATGATGAAATCGTAGAAAAAGAAGGAAAAGAAGCAGCTAATAAAGCGGAAGATGAAGCAAAGGCAGAAGGTAAAATTGTAGTGAAAGATGCAATTGCAGATATTTTCCTTCAGCAGATTTTACTACGTCCAAAAGAATTTGATGTTGTAGCTACAATGAATCTAAATGGAGACTATATCTCTGATGCTTTAGCTGCACAAGTAGGTGGAATTGGGATTGCTCCTGGAGCAAACATCAACTTCGAAACTGGACATGCTATTTTTGAAGCTACGCATGGCACAGCACCTAAGTACGCAGGTCAAGATAAGGTGAACCCTTCTTCCGTCATTCTATCAGGTGTGTTAATGCTTGAGCATCTCGAATGGAGAGAAGCAGCAAATTTAATCACGAAAGCTATGGATAAGACAATTGGTGAGAAGACAGTAACGTATGATTTCGCTCGTCAGATGGAAGGTGCGACTCAAGTTAAGTGTTCTGAATTCGGTGATGCTTTAATCAACAATATGGACGCATAAGTACTAAGTATCAGGAAGGGGATTTTTATGGGTATTCAAAGAAGAAAAGTATCCGTAATTGGCGCAGGTTTCACTGGTGCAACAACTGCATTAATGATTGC is a genomic window of Pontibacillus yanchengensis containing:
- the citZ gene encoding citrate synthase, whose translation is MAMTKGLEGIVATESSISSIIDDKLTYAGYNIDDLAQNSSFEEVIYLLWNKKLPTKSELDQLKSDLAKEMSIPQHVVEHLKSYDLSTVHPMAALRSAVSILGLHDEEADVMEDEANQRKAVRIQAKISTVVTAFARIRKGQEPVQPKENLSFAANFLYMLNGEEPKDLEVEAINKALVLHADHELNASTFTARVCVATLSDIYSGITAAIGALKGPLHGGANERVMQMLTEIGDEDKAIDYIKEKLENKEKIMGMGHRVYETGDPRAKHLREMSSELTKITGNSKWYNMSVKIEEFIKENKGLPANVDFYSASVYHSLGIDHDLFTPLFAVSRTSGWLAHILEQYQDNRLIRPRAEYVGPKNQTYTPIEER
- a CDS encoding FxsA family protein: MFRWLLLLIIIVPAMEIGILVWAGNLIGPWWVILLIISTGILGAYLAKQQGLETLNRARDNMQMGMTPQDELINGVCILIGAAVLLTPGFITDAIGFTLLLPVTREPIKKGLMKVVRRMMDNGTITVFRK
- the ytvI gene encoding sporulation integral membrane protein YtvI; amino-acid sequence: MDQFWLNFWRIARFLYVACIIVFGLFIIVQFTQYTYPFLIAIAIAFIMNPLVNILETKGRMPRPVAVFLSILVILGIIIGIITLLIVELVNGTLYLSERIPEDFATLVNYFEDLIASQIIPIYERLTSMLSTLDPNHQKEIMKQIENVGGNIAASGANLLESILKWLPEKLSQIPDFATVLVFSLLGTFFISKDWYRWGNKIKSLTPDKIMSSSGNVFRGLQNALFGFMKAQFTLISITAIIVLIGLLILQVDYAITIAIITGVVDLLPYLGTGLIFVPWIIFMFFTGNYFLTIGLSILYIVVIIQRQMMEPKVLSTNIGLDPLATLISLFVGYQLFSFLGLIIGPVFLVIVKTLFQTGVLQEIWNFIMVPKHK
- the icd gene encoding NADP-dependent isocitrate dehydrogenase; this encodes MAQGEKITVTNGEMTVPDHAIIPFIEGDGIGPDIWASAKRVIEAAVQKAYGDTKSIVWKEVYAGQKAKDNTGEWLPNETLDTIRDYKIAIKGPLTTPIGGGIRSLNVALRQELDLFTCLRPVRWFQGVPSPVKHPEDTDMVIFRENTEDIYAGIEWEKGTPEVKKVIDFLQDEMGVHNIRFPETSGIGIKPVSEEGTKRLVRSAIEYALREGRENVTLVHKGNIMKFTEGSFKAWGYDVAEQEFGDKVFTWRQYDEIVEKEGKEAANKAEDEAKAEGKIVVKDAIADIFLQQILLRPKEFDVVATMNLNGDYISDALAAQVGGIGIAPGANINFETGHAIFEATHGTAPKYAGQDKVNPSSVILSGVLMLEHLEWREAANLITKAMDKTIGEKTVTYDFARQMEGATQVKCSEFGDALINNMDA